ATTCTGAGCGGGAAAAACCTGAAGCGGATAAAGTCGTTTTGGATCTCGATCTCCAACTTCATTGTCCGGAACAATGCGATTATTCCCAGGATGGCCAGTAATGGGGACACGGCCGGAAGGATGCCGGTTACTTTTGAAGCAATGGCAGCAATGGCTATGGCAGTTCCCACCGCTGCTAACGCGATCTCCAATAGCAGGATCCATTTCTGGTTAAACCGCTGCTGCTCGAATAAGGAGTCCATTTTCATTGCCAGGTTTTTTTACCGGATAAAGATAGATAATGAGTGAACCTGCCATAGCGAAGAAAAAACTTCCGAGCCCAAGAAAAAGAAAAATAAATAGGTGAAACATCAAACCCAATATCAGCATACGCTTTTTCCCTTTTTCGGAAAAGAAAATAGATGCTGAAAGTAATATCTCGAACAAGATGGAACCCCAGGTGAGCAAAAGGACTACTATAGGATTGTATGTTAGTAAGGTAGCAAATGGCCTCAGATAGTCCGCAGGACCAAATGTATTATTCCCTAGCCAATAGTACATCGCGGTTCCATTCAACCATTCGGGGACGCTAAATTTCGATATGCCGGCGTTGAAGTAAAGAATAGACACTTGTATTCTGACCAGAGTAAGGATCAGACCTCCTATATAATTAGCATAGGGATAATTTTTTGTCGGTTCTGTCCAGTGATTGGGTCGCGGATCCATAATCGTTAGTGGAATGAAAAGGAAAGTAAGTATCTGAGTGATCTGATCCCCTCCATCCACAATTACCGCTGCGTTGAAAAGCGAATAAGAAACCCACCAATGCAAGATGCCGGTGACAACTGGATAATAACCTGAGATCACGATGATTAAAATGATAACAGCTATCATTTTGGCAATGACCAAATGATCAAAACCAACGAGATAAAAAAGGTTGATATGTTTGTAGAAATCCAGCTGCGCCGGATGGATAGATTTCGAGGTTACAAATATGTAGTCGACAGGATTGAATAGCAAGGTGAGCAATGTGCCAATCGCCAGCAGGCTTCTGGAAAGACCATATACACGCGTAAACGGTGAGGGCCGTTCTTTGTGCATGATAGTATTTACATACTTAAAAAGCGCAAGGGCCGGTTTTTCATCGATTAATCGAAGATAAGCTGGAATCGCCTTCATAGTCTATTAATGTTACCCTATAATTTCGTTGGCTGGTGGAATAGGTATTTCTCCAAGCCCATGGAATGGGTTTGTAAGCGGCTATTATGTAACGTCCAGGTGGAATCGACGTAATTCGCTTATCTGGTCTGCATTTAAATATTTTCTTGAAGGGCGTTGATGCCGTAAGCATCGAGACGTTTTCCCATGCAGAATCGGGGATTGAACCGGCCAGAAAAGATAAATCCATTCCAACTTTCCTGCTCTTCCTGGATAATCCGAAGAAGTTGCCGGGCGCCCCGTTAGTAGATGTATATCTGAAAACAGTGTCGCCTTTCACACTGTACAGGTCGGCCATTTCTTCTCTCGGACTTCGGGTGAAAAAAGACCAGCCTTCCGGCATAAACGCTTCAACAGCTGCGGAAATTCTAAAATCGGGCCGGTATGCCGAGGGCGGCATGGAACAGACCACTATAAAAAATACGACGACAATTAGAAACGCGGGTGGGAATAGGTATGCAAAATATCGGTAAATGAGAAATATTGTTTTTTTCATGCGCCGCTAATTGACTCGTATAGACATAGAGCCCCCACCTCCTCCACTAGTACTAATGTATTGCTGAATTTGAGAAACAAAGGTCTCTCTTTCGAAATCCATTTCAGCCGACGGGCGTTTTTTGGGCCACCACAGGGTTTTTGTAAAAACGGCTGCATAGACGTTTATCACTGCAAGAGCATTAGCTACAGCAGCGTAATTTACCGCTGCGGCGGCATCCCAGAGGGCTACCGCGACGACAGCTGCGAAGAATATGGCGGACGCTTTGTCTGGAATTATAATATAGTTACTTGAGTCATAAGCCTTGTTCCCGAAATCTCTTAGAAATGTGTCTATCCCTCCTGCGGAATTGAAATTGTAGGAGGAAATCGTCAGAAGGTTATATATACTGTCTCCCTTTGCAGTGTCCTTGATGTAGCTCGTATAAACAGCGGCCCCAAGGACAAGATTGGCACCGAGGTCGATTGCTGCCATAATGCTGTCCGCGTTGTTCCCCTGGATAGTTGCCCTGAGGTAATTAAAGTAATTGGGATTAATCGTGTTAATACCCGTGGTGATGCGGTTCATAAAGCTGGTGAGCGAATCATTCTGGGCGGAAGAGAAGCCGGACATGAAACTAAGCAGCGAACTATAATACGGAAGGCTTTGGGCAACCGTACCCTGCAGGAAGAATATGCCATTGAATAATTGGGTGCCCGTATAGGAGAAGCTTGTATCGACACAGGCGCCGGTAGTGGAATTGTTGATGTAACCCGAGGGACAATTGGGCACACACTTATTCAGTGTGTAATCCCAATGGTAACCACTTTGGCACTGGGTGACGGTTGGACTTAACTTACTTGATAATAGCTTGGCCAGATTGTCATCATTCGACTTTGAGCATCCCGCGATCAAAGCGAGCACAATTATGCCCAGAGGAGGTAAGCAGTAGTTCAGTTTCATTATTGAGTAGTGATTAAGTTATCAAGTGATTAAAGGTAAATAAATGTTATTATTAAAAAAATAAATCAATAAAAATCGTACGGAAGGCTTTTTAACTCATTTTTAGCCCAAACGTTCTCCGTTGAACTGGTTAAGAAAATAATGTATTATTGCCTCGAACGAAGCGAACAAAAAAAACGCAGCCTTTGGCCGCGGGAATCGTCTGGAGTGTTTTGGCGATGAGAGGGATTACCTCCGCCCGCTGGCGCGGGCTGCGGTGATCCCTGAAGTGGGGGGCTTCAACTCACCGTCGATCCGCAGGTTCGCTTCGCTCACCAGCGGTTTTTTGTCCTCCGTAGCCGGGACGAGCGAGCTCGTCCCATCTACTGCGAACAAAAAACCCGCGGCCGAAGGCCGCGGGATCGACTAAAAGTTGGCGGAGAGAGAGGGATTCGAACCCTCGGTACACTTTAAAGGCGTACGACGGTTTAGCAAACCGTTCCTTTCGGCCACTCAGGCATCTCTCCGAAAGTCCCCGGGGCGGGGCCGCGGGGTTGCAAAAATAGGATTTTAGACAATTCCTGCCAATTCCAAGCTCTTTTTCTTTAACTGTCTGACCTCCACGTCCTCGATGATGGGGTCGGGGGACAAAATCAGGGAAACATTGTTCTTTTTCCACCAGTTTCCGGCGCGGAGGAGGTGGAAGGGGAGGACGCCGACGAGGTATTTGCGCTCGGATTCGGCGTGCCATTCTTCGATCCAGTTGAAGTCGTCTTTGGGGATGTGTTTCCAGTCGTCGAAGCTGACGTAGGTTTTGACGTGGAAGTCGGTGGTGAGTTCGAGGGGCTGGTGGTGGTACAATTTCTTGTATTCGTAGCGGTATTCGTAGCGGAGGGCGGAAATGTCGCTGAGGACGGCGGAGGCGGTGGGGAAGCTGCCGGCGCCTTTTCCATAGAAAAACTGTTTGTCGGCGAAGCCGCTTTCGATGACGACGCCGTTGTATTCGTTCTTTACAAAAGACAAGGGGTCTTCGGGTTTGACGAATTGGGGGAGGACAAAGGCGGCGACCTTGCCGGAGAGGAGCTTTTTGGCTTGGGCGACGAGCTTGATCTGGACGTTTTTTTCGCGGGCGACGACGGCGTCACCGGCCTGGATGTGTTGGATACCGGTGAAGACGAGGTCGTCGGGGTGGACGATGCAGCCGTAGGCGTGGGTGAGGAGGAAGGACCATTTATTGACGGCGTCAAAGCCTTCGACGTCGAGGGTGGGGTTGCTTTCGGCAAAACCAAGCTGTTGGGCGAGGATGAGGGCTTGTTTGAAGTCGAGTTTGTCCTCGAACATCTTGGTAAGGATAAAATTAGTGGAGCCGTTGACGATCGCCTTTATGGAATGAAGGAGGTCGTTGTCGTAGTATTCTTCGAGGTTGCGGATGACGGGAATGGATGCGCATGCCGCGGATTCGTACAAGAAGGGATGGCCGGTTTGTTGCTGGAGGGCCAGGAGTTCCGGCAGGTGCTCGGCGATCATCTTCTTGGAGGCGCTGACGACGGCCTTGCCGTTGGTCAGGGCGGCGGAGACGATCTGGAAGGCCGCCTCGGAATCGTCGATCACCTCGACGACGACGTTGATCTCGGGATCGTTCAGGATCACGTCGCGATCGGTGGTGAACAACTCCAGGGGCGCGTTGCGCTTTTTCCCGGGGTTCTTTATGCAAACCTTTTTGAGGGTGGCTTTTAGGGACGGTGTTTGCTGGAGGACCCTGTAGAGACCTTCGCCTACGACACCAAAACCGAATAATCCGATGGTCAATTGCTTCTGTGCCATTGTATGTCTTGTTTATTGAGTTGCGGCGCCAACGGCGCCCCTTTATAGGTGGACGCGGAAAGCGCGTCCTGTAAATCGTTGATCAGGTCTTCTGTATCCTCCAGCCCCACGGACAGGCGGATGAGACCGTCGGCCACGCCGGCCAAGCGCCGCCGCTCCGCCGGAATGGAGGCATGGGTCATGGTGGCCGGATGGGCAATGAGGCTTTTCACCCCGCCAAGGCTCTCGGCCAGGTTGAAAAAGCGCGTCCGTGTGACGAAGGCGTGCGCCGCCTCGACGGAGTCGTCCGTAAGTACAAACGAGACAACACCCCCAAAGGTTTGCTGCTGGGCGGCGGCGATGGCGTGCCCGGGATGGGAGGGTAATCCAGGATAGTATACGTGTGCCACCAAAGGATGCTGAAGCAAAAATGCCGCAATAGCCTGCGCACTCCGGCTCTGGGCCTGTACCCGCAGCGGAAGCGTCTCAATCCCGCG
This region of Dinghuibacter silviterrae genomic DNA includes:
- a CDS encoding sporulation-delaying protein SdpB family protein, translating into MKAIPAYLRLIDEKPALALFKYVNTIMHKERPSPFTRVYGLSRSLLAIGTLLTLLFNPVDYIFVTSKSIHPAQLDFYKHINLFYLVGFDHLVIAKMIAVIILIIVISGYYPVVTGILHWWVSYSLFNAAVIVDGGDQITQILTFLFIPLTIMDPRPNHWTEPTKNYPYANYIGGLILTLVRIQVSILYFNAGISKFSVPEWLNGTAMYYWLGNNTFGPADYLRPFATLLTYNPIVVLLLTWGSILFEILLSASIFFSEKGKKRMLILGLMFHLFIFLFLGLGSFFFAMAGSLIIYLYPVKKPGNENGLLIRAAAV
- a CDS encoding SdpA family antimicrobial peptide system protein, with the translated sequence MKKTIFLIYRYFAYLFPPAFLIVVVFFIVVCSMPPSAYRPDFRISAAVEAFMPEGWSFFTRSPREEMADLYSVKGDTVFRYTSTNGAPGNFFGLSRKSRKVGMDLSFLAGSIPDSAWENVSMLTASTPFKKIFKCRPDKRITSIPPGRYIIAAYKPIPWAWRNTYSTSQRNYRVTLIDYEGDSSLSSINR
- a CDS encoding homoserine dehydrogenase; protein product: MAQKQLTIGLFGFGVVGEGLYRVLQQTPSLKATLKKVCIKNPGKKRNAPLELFTTDRDVILNDPEINVVVEVIDDSEAAFQIVSAALTNGKAVVSASKKMIAEHLPELLALQQQTGHPFLYESAACASIPVIRNLEEYYDNDLLHSIKAIVNGSTNFILTKMFEDKLDFKQALILAQQLGFAESNPTLDVEGFDAVNKWSFLLTHAYGCIVHPDDLVFTGIQHIQAGDAVVAREKNVQIKLVAQAKKLLSGKVAAFVLPQFVKPEDPLSFVKNEYNGVVIESGFADKQFFYGKGAGSFPTASAVLSDISALRYEYRYEYKKLYHHQPLELTTDFHVKTYVSFDDWKHIPKDDFNWIEEWHAESERKYLVGVLPFHLLRAGNWWKKNNVSLILSPDPIIEDVEVRQLKKKSLELAGIV